A part of Sporomusaceae bacterium FL31 genomic DNA contains:
- the ilvH_3 gene encoding acetolactate synthase small subunit — MKQVLSILLKNQPDALVRLIGVVYRRGFAVESLSVTPAQEPAYACVQAVINDCSASTQLLHQVRKLVPVVSADILSADAVLPKTSLPFSSRHLTT, encoded by the coding sequence GTGAAACAAGTATTATCAATACTACTTAAAAACCAACCTGATGCCTTAGTTCGTTTAATCGGTGTCGTTTACCGACGCGGCTTCGCTGTAGAAAGCTTATCTGTAACCCCCGCCCAAGAGCCAGCTTACGCTTGTGTTCAAGCTGTAATCAACGACTGCTCAGCATCCACCCAGTTATTACATCAAGTTCGAAAACTTGTTCCTGTAGTGAGTGCCGATATTCTCTCAGCCGATGCCGTTTTACCAAAAACATCACTGCCTTTTTCCAGTCGCCATCTGACTACTTAA